A window from Bacteroidota bacterium encodes these proteins:
- a CDS encoding DUF3471 domain-containing protein, producing the protein MKKFLLLVVTVCAFGFVNAQTPSPADSLKEYTGKYKFPDGSPFSEVNITLENGVLTASSAAGSSELKRRDGDVFDVVAYSGTAIFKRNDDKKVTKLQIQVNDLDMEGEKAAEGSLSDIFWRYKK; encoded by the coding sequence ATGAAAAAATTTCTGCTGCTTGTCGTTACAGTGTGTGCATTTGGATTTGTAAATGCACAAACTCCCTCACCTGCCGATTCATTAAAAGAATACACTGGCAAGTATAAATTTCCGGATGGATCTCCTTTTAGCGAAGTAAACATTACCCTTGAAAATGGAGTGTTAACGGCTTCATCGGCCGCAGGAAGTTCAGAGTTGAAGCGTCGTGATGGAGATGTGTTTGATGTGGTGGCTTATAGCGGCACAGCTATATTTAAAAGAAATGATGATAAGAAAGTAACAAAGCTACAGATACAGGTAAATGATCTGGATATGGAAGGCGAAAAGGCGGCAGAAGGATCATTGTCAGATATTTTCTGGCGGTATAAAAAATAA
- a CDS encoding FtsX-like permease family protein, translated as MTPSFKHIKPLFLTGTNTTSRWFSYFGLGIGVLLLLCSIQMYINLQQLLKQTSARKSGYDFISIRKAVSNETMGKPEMNMFSVEEAEELKKQNFIDGVAPLIANDFRLQLSAGKLLNFQTDFFIEAIDNDFIDTVPASFSWQQGQETVPLIVSSDFLEIYNVFAPGYGLPQVSEATVSSITLIITCYDRQQNPIEFYGTIVALSDRINSILVPKTFLEWGNTNFASKPVTKASRLYLKTKDANSPELLNYLEQKNYRLNKDKTKFGRVKQILQGVFTGLGFFGLMVVVLALMLFSFYLQLLIARSKDNLQLLLTLGYSPGWVSKNVARQFIPVYIIVVLVALLITQLLQWGFHHFVMYDRPELSSFIHWALPATAAVLILLSVITNFRMVKSILYKFYKQPQ; from the coding sequence ATGACACCTTCTTTTAAACATATAAAACCTCTCTTCCTCACCGGAACAAATACAACCAGCCGCTGGTTTTCCTATTTTGGTTTAGGCATTGGTGTATTATTACTGCTTTGTTCTATCCAGATGTATATAAACCTGCAGCAACTACTAAAACAAACCTCTGCAAGAAAAAGCGGTTATGATTTTATCTCTATCCGCAAAGCTGTGAGCAATGAAACGATGGGTAAACCGGAAATGAATATGTTTTCCGTTGAAGAAGCAGAAGAATTAAAGAAACAAAATTTCATTGATGGAGTAGCACCGTTGATAGCAAATGATTTCCGTTTACAACTCAGCGCCGGTAAGTTGCTCAATTTTCAAACTGATTTTTTCATTGAAGCAATCGATAATGATTTTATTGATACTGTACCCGCAAGTTTTAGCTGGCAACAGGGACAGGAAACCGTACCGTTGATCGTTTCTTCTGACTTCCTTGAAATTTATAATGTATTTGCACCGGGTTATGGCTTACCACAGGTATCTGAAGCAACCGTTTCATCTATCACACTTATTATTACCTGTTATGACAGGCAGCAAAACCCTATTGAATTTTACGGGACCATTGTTGCACTGAGCGACCGTATCAATTCCATTCTTGTTCCAAAAACTTTTTTGGAATGGGGTAATACCAACTTTGCCAGCAAGCCTGTTACAAAAGCTTCACGGTTATATCTTAAAACAAAAGATGCCAATAGCCCGGAACTGCTCAATTATCTTGAACAGAAAAATTACCGCCTGAATAAAGACAAAACAAAATTCGGAAGGGTGAAACAGATATTGCAGGGAGTATTTACAGGTCTTGGTTTTTTTGGATTGATGGTAGTAGTACTTGCTTTGATGTTATTTTCATTTTACCTGCAGCTGCTTATTGCAAGAAGTAAAGACAATCTGCAATTGCTGCTAACATTAGGTTACTCACCGGGATGGGTGAGTAAAAATGTAGCCAGACAATTTATACCGGTTTATATAATTGTTGTGCTGGTTGCATTACTTATCACACAACTGCTGCAATGGGGTTTTCATCATTTTGTAATGTATGACAGGCCGGAACTTTCTTCTTTTATTCACTGGGCTTTGCCTGCCACTGCTGCTGTACTTATTCTATTATCTGTTATCACAAATTTTAGAATGGTAAAATCTATTCTGTATAAATTTTACAAACAACCGCAATAA
- a CDS encoding ATP-binding cassette domain-containing protein, with translation MQLQINNLLPTYFDESRKASSEVWGKNLSFTKDDLVKIVAPSGSGKTSLIHFLYGLRHEYNGNISYDSNDLKKFSIEEMARFRKDHLSIVFQDLRLFPKQTVLENLEIKRQLNPYHKSEKIKEMAERLGIADKLQSPGGQCSYGEQQRIAIIRALLQPFDFLLLDEPFSHLDNANSEKAMQLILEETKQRNACILFADLERIEFFPYTKLLHL, from the coding sequence ATGCAGTTGCAGATAAATAATTTACTCCCCACTTATTTTGATGAATCGCGGAAGGCAAGCTCCGAAGTTTGGGGAAAAAATTTATCTTTTACAAAAGACGATCTCGTAAAGATCGTTGCACCATCTGGCAGCGGTAAAACATCACTGATCCATTTTTTATACGGGCTTCGTCATGAATACAATGGCAACATCAGCTATGATTCAAATGATCTGAAGAAATTTTCCATAGAAGAAATGGCCCGTTTTAGAAAAGATCATCTCAGCATTGTGTTCCAGGACCTTCGCTTGTTTCCAAAACAAACTGTTTTGGAAAACCTGGAAATAAAAAGACAACTGAACCCTTATCACAAATCCGAAAAAATAAAAGAGATGGCAGAACGGCTGGGTATTGCTGATAAACTGCAATCACCGGGCGGCCAATGCAGCTATGGTGAACAGCAACGTATTGCTATTATCCGTGCATTACTACAGCCATTTGATTTTTTATTGCTGGATGAACCATTTAGTCACCTGGACAATGCCAATTCAGAAAAAGCCATGCAACTGATACTGGAAGAAACAAAGCAACGAAATGCATGTATACTATTTGCAGATCTTGAACGAATCGAGTTTTTCCCTTATACAAAATTGCTGCATCTGTAA
- a CDS encoding DUF4836 family protein, protein MKPTIKNLLIISLVSFFIASCGSKSADILVPEDAAMVLHVNAASLSSKISWNDIKSSDWFKMMNSGEASSDIHRKLLEDPAASGIDLNSDFYMFIKPSGNHMYVCFQGKLKDAKAFEEMLKKLDKNVEIKKDGDMNYAGEDDDSYMTWKSDRFIIVGNASGMNPGMNRHSDESKVTPDSILKYAKETYNLKSSNSISGNSKFKSMMAETGDMHMYVTSNLTGGSMAKQLSIFKAGAIMEGNISTVTINFDNGKITGTSKSYFNKELQDFYTKYKAGNLNTEMLKKIPGDNVTAALALNYPPEGIKGFLKLLGLDGMVDGYLNDLGFTIDDFVAANKGDLLLAVTDFGMVEKEKSVDLGGGQVYKQKSNTPDAKILFATSIGNKGSFDKLIAAGTKAMGELGKMGNGSDALNTVKYEIKDNWFVAGNSQEQISAFGTGAGSDKEFINKISGHPFGFYIDLKKIIGGMQTSNDRGMMNMFGGDGKIWDNIIAYGGEMKDGVGESHVEINMVDKNTNSLKQLSNFASGIAKQFSGAMHMSEDDYPKMDSAGVAPPPPVELKPKK, encoded by the coding sequence ATGAAACCAACAATTAAAAATCTTTTGATCATCAGCCTAGTTTCTTTTTTTATTGCCAGTTGCGGCAGTAAAAGTGCAGACATTCTGGTACCAGAAGATGCCGCAATGGTATTGCATGTCAATGCAGCATCTCTCAGCTCTAAAATAAGCTGGAATGACATTAAATCATCCGACTGGTTCAAGATGATGAATTCCGGCGAAGCTTCAAGCGATATTCATAGAAAACTGCTGGAAGATCCGGCAGCATCCGGCATTGACCTGAACAGTGATTTTTACATGTTCATAAAACCCTCCGGCAATCATATGTACGTCTGTTTCCAGGGTAAACTGAAAGATGCCAAAGCATTTGAAGAAATGTTGAAGAAATTGGACAAGAATGTAGAAATAAAAAAAGACGGCGACATGAATTATGCTGGTGAGGATGATGATTCGTATATGACATGGAAGTCTGACCGTTTTATTATAGTAGGAAATGCTTCAGGTATGAACCCGGGCATGAACCGGCATTCAGATGAATCAAAAGTTACTCCGGACAGCATATTGAAATATGCGAAAGAAACATATAACCTGAAAAGCAGTAATAGTATTTCTGGTAACTCAAAATTCAAATCGATGATGGCTGAGACCGGGGATATGCATATGTATGTTACAAGTAACTTGACTGGCGGCTCAATGGCAAAGCAACTCAGCATATTCAAAGCCGGAGCGATAATGGAAGGAAATATTTCTACAGTAACCATCAATTTTGATAATGGAAAAATTACTGGCACCTCAAAATCATATTTCAATAAAGAACTACAAGATTTTTACACTAAATACAAAGCCGGTAACCTGAATACGGAAATGCTGAAAAAAATTCCGGGTGATAATGTAACGGCTGCATTGGCGCTGAATTATCCGCCTGAAGGAATAAAAGGATTTCTCAAGTTATTAGGTTTAGATGGAATGGTAGACGGATATCTTAATGATCTCGGTTTTACTATTGACGATTTTGTAGCCGCGAATAAAGGTGATCTGTTGCTCGCTGTTACTGACTTTGGTATGGTAGAAAAAGAAAAGTCAGTTGATTTGGGAGGTGGACAGGTTTACAAACAGAAGTCAAATACACCGGATGCAAAAATTTTATTCGCCACTTCTATTGGCAATAAAGGTTCGTTTGACAAACTGATCGCAGCTGGCACTAAAGCTATGGGTGAACTGGGTAAAATGGGTAACGGTTCCGATGCGCTGAATACCGTTAAATACGAAATCAAAGACAACTGGTTTGTTGCAGGCAATTCACAGGAACAGATCTCAGCATTTGGCACCGGAGCTGGTTCAGATAAAGAATTTATTAATAAAATAAGCGGCCATCCTTTTGGATTTTATATTGATCTGAAAAAAATTATCGGTGGAATGCAAACCTCAAATGATAGAGGAATGATGAATATGTTTGGCGGCGATGGAAAAATATGGGATAATATTATTGCTTACGGTGGTGAAATGAAAGATGGTGTAGGAGAAAGTCATGTTGAAATAAATATGGTTGACAAAAATACCAATAGCCTGAAGCAGCTGAGTAATTTTGCAAGTGGTATTGCAAAACAATTTTCAGGAGCAATGCATATGAGTGAGGACGATTACCCGAAAATGGATTCAGCTGGAGTTGCACCCCCGCCCCCTGTTGAATTGAAACCGAAAAAATAA
- the hisS gene encoding histidine--tRNA ligase: MSKPSLPQGTRDFGPDVVRKRNFIFSTIKNVFELYGFQPLETPAMENIETLMGKYGEEGDKLIFRVLESGNPFSKDFIEEYTEAFKNLADYFKSNSEFIIHVKKSYPEFENIENPFENNLWDLNPSLLADIFNAALKDKKIGNQYLSKLKNEISFKALKYDLTIPFARYVAMNHTKLTFPFKRYQVQPVWRADRPQKGRYREFYQCDADVVGSTSLMNEVELACIYNEVFTRLGIKGFELKINHRKILTALAEICGGADKMMDITIAIDKLDKIGLEKVKEELQSKGLNNDQVSIVEKYLSITGSNEDIISGLQTLIGNSDPGKKGIDDISSVLDNTKDLVSNLPDRQAGIKLDPTLARGLNYYTGIIFEAKAPAEVKIGSIGGGGRYDDLTGLFGVPNIPGVGISFGVDRIYDVMEELDLFPATIYIGTQVLFFNLGNEESKAAFALMQQLRSKGVSCELFHEQVKFDKQFKYAEKKNIPFVVILGSKELEAKSCSVKNLSTGEQLNISWEELTSDFSFNNHL; encoded by the coding sequence ATGAGTAAACCATCATTACCACAAGGCACAAGAGATTTCGGACCGGATGTTGTTCGTAAGCGGAATTTTATTTTCTCTACTATAAAAAATGTTTTTGAACTCTACGGGTTTCAACCATTAGAAACACCAGCGATGGAAAATATTGAAACATTGATGGGAAAGTATGGTGAAGAAGGTGATAAACTAATTTTTAGAGTCTTGGAATCTGGAAACCCTTTTTCAAAAGATTTTATAGAAGAATATACCGAAGCTTTTAAAAATTTAGCTGACTATTTTAAAAGTAATTCTGAATTTATAATCCATGTAAAAAAGAGCTATCCTGAGTTTGAGAACATAGAGAATCCATTTGAAAATAATCTATGGGATCTAAATCCTAGTTTATTAGCTGATATTTTTAATGCTGCCCTAAAGGATAAAAAAATTGGCAATCAATATTTATCTAAACTAAAAAATGAAATTTCCTTTAAGGCCTTAAAATATGATCTCACTATTCCATTTGCCCGTTATGTCGCCATGAATCACACTAAATTGACTTTTCCTTTCAAACGCTACCAGGTACAACCCGTATGGCGGGCTGATCGACCACAGAAAGGAAGATACCGTGAATTTTACCAGTGTGATGCCGATGTCGTTGGCAGCACTTCATTGATGAATGAAGTTGAACTGGCCTGTATCTATAATGAAGTGTTTACACGATTGGGAATTAAAGGATTTGAATTAAAAATTAATCATAGAAAAATATTAACTGCATTGGCAGAAATTTGTGGTGGCGCTGATAAGATGATGGACATCACCATTGCAATTGATAAATTAGATAAAATAGGGCTTGAAAAAGTAAAAGAAGAATTACAGTCAAAAGGCTTGAACAATGACCAGGTAAGTATTGTTGAAAAATATCTTTCCATCACAGGAAGCAATGAAGATATTATTTCAGGTCTGCAAACATTGATTGGCAATTCAGATCCAGGTAAAAAAGGAATTGATGATATATCTTCTGTTCTTGATAACACTAAAGATCTTGTATCAAACCTGCCTGACCGGCAGGCAGGTATCAAACTTGACCCAACACTTGCAAGAGGCCTTAACTATTACACAGGTATTATCTTCGAAGCAAAGGCTCCGGCAGAAGTAAAGATCGGCAGCATCGGTGGTGGTGGCCGCTATGATGATCTGACCGGTTTGTTCGGGGTTCCCAATATTCCTGGCGTTGGTATTTCATTTGGCGTGGACAGGATCTATGATGTAATGGAAGAACTCGATCTTTTCCCGGCTACTATTTATATAGGAACACAGGTTTTATTTTTCAACCTTGGAAATGAAGAAAGTAAAGCAGCTTTTGCACTCATGCAACAGCTACGCAGCAAAGGTGTGAGTTGCGAGCTTTTTCATGAACAAGTAAAATTTGACAAACAATTTAAATACGCTGAAAAAAAGAATATACCTTTTGTTGTGATACTCGGCAGTAAAGAGCTGGAGGCAAAAAGCTGCTCAGTGAAAAATTTAAGTACCGGTGAGCAATTAAACATTAGCTGGGAAGAATTAACTTCGGATTTCTCTTTTAATAATCATTTATAA
- a CDS encoding low molecular weight phosphotyrosine protein phosphatase, with protein sequence MVCLGNICRSPLAEGILQEKAFKAGLHWSVESAGTNGYHNGEAPHHLSQKVALKNGIDISRQRSRAFSIKDFEVYDKIYAMAGDVVEEMKRIAGRKFIASKVELLMNELHPGNDMDVPDPWYGPEPGYHEVYKMIDEACSRIVEKYLLAGQAGSKSNVHYSMTNSNQQR encoded by the coding sequence ATGGTGTGTTTGGGGAATATTTGCCGTAGCCCGTTGGCCGAAGGCATATTGCAGGAAAAGGCTTTTAAAGCAGGTTTGCATTGGAGTGTGGAAAGTGCCGGCACTAATGGCTATCACAATGGTGAAGCACCACATCACCTGTCGCAGAAAGTAGCGTTAAAAAACGGAATTGATATCAGTCGCCAGCGATCAAGAGCTTTCAGTATAAAAGATTTTGAAGTGTATGATAAGATCTATGCAATGGCCGGTGATGTAGTAGAAGAAATGAAACGGATCGCAGGGAGAAAATTCATCGCTTCAAAAGTAGAACTGTTGATGAATGAACTGCATCCCGGAAATGACATGGATGTTCCTGATCCCTGGTATGGACCAGAACCAGGATACCATGAAGTATATAAAATGATCGATGAAGCATGTAGTCGCATTGTAGAAAAATACCTGCTTGCCGGTCAGGCAGGTTCTAAAAGCAATGTTCACTATTCAATGACTAACAGTAACCAGCAACGATGA
- a CDS encoding phosphate ABC transporter substrate-binding protein, PhoT family: MAIPGIKNLFIVVLLLPLFLFCSCTNYEKRLKSMPDYGDSGTIHVSCDESFKPIVEELVKVYESDHRKTKIIVTYKPEAECLDDLLMDSVRMIIATRRANEYEKDYIADSFKIDAVTKVTAYDAISVIVHPDNPDSLLSMDNIREILTGKFRKNLIPVFDGIKATSTVRFIIDSILNGDSLTKTAVAGRSSKGVIDYVAQTKDAIGFIGVSWIGNPEDTASLMALKKVKAVQLERTDVKGRCIYPTQGNIYLRRYPMIRELVYTVKERHPGLGHSFANFMDQQIGQLIFHRAYLVPAWIDYFKIRNVKITEE; encoded by the coding sequence ATGGCAATTCCGGGTATAAAGAATTTATTTATTGTTGTGCTTCTGTTGCCGCTATTTTTATTCTGCAGTTGTACAAACTATGAAAAACGGCTGAAATCAATGCCGGATTATGGCGATAGCGGAACGATTCATGTAAGCTGTGATGAAAGTTTTAAGCCGATTGTGGAAGAACTTGTTAAAGTGTATGAATCCGATCATAGAAAAACAAAGATCATTGTAACGTATAAACCCGAAGCCGAGTGTTTGGATGATTTGCTGATGGACAGCGTAAGAATGATCATTGCTACCCGTCGTGCCAATGAATATGAAAAAGATTATATCGCCGACTCGTTTAAAATCGATGCGGTAACTAAGGTAACAGCGTATGATGCGATATCAGTAATTGTACACCCAGATAACCCGGATTCATTACTTTCAATGGATAATATCAGGGAAATACTCACAGGGAAATTTAGGAAAAATTTAATCCCTGTTTTTGATGGTATAAAAGCAACCAGTACGGTACGTTTTATCATCGATAGTATATTGAATGGAGATTCTTTGACAAAGACAGCAGTAGCAGGGCGAAGCAGTAAAGGAGTAATAGATTATGTGGCACAAACAAAAGATGCGATTGGTTTTATCGGCGTAAGCTGGATCGGCAATCCTGAAGATACTGCAAGCCTGATGGCATTGAAAAAGGTAAAAGCGGTACAGTTAGAAAGAACGGATGTAAAAGGTAGATGTATTTACCCGACACAAGGCAATATTTACCTGCGCCGCTACCCGATGATAAGGGAACTTGTTTACACAGTAAAAGAAAGACATCCCGGATTGGGTCACAGCTTTGCCAATTTTATGGACCAGCAGATCGGGCAATTGATTTTTCACCGGGCTTACCTGGTGCCAGCATGGATAGATTATTTTAAGATAAGAAATGTAAAAATTACAGAAGAGTAA
- a CDS encoding tetratricopeptide repeat protein codes for MKKTMFAILASVSLVSVSKAQTVQEGLGHLYADRWQSAVGVFQKLLAQNPNNIEASYWLGQTYFDMDENDKAREVYDKGLAASNNAPLLLVGKGHSLLTDKKPNEARQQFELALSMSKDKKGKDNPDILNAIGRAHIDVKEGDFKYAEQILRTASELSPKNADIFLNLGNAIRKARPGEAGHDAFEAYRKALEISPNFAYAYVRIAKLFETQRNWDLVLENLNKAASVDPNFSVAYYELFFYYFVRSDIPNAETYFNKYVNSRPNEEKWEHDYLNAQLCYIKKDYDCAVSKAESVRTLQGAKVKPRVLRILAYAYLDKKDFAKAKAADDEFFAKEKDGFNPADYKRKAEIAAGSGVPCEELFGIYLQGAAADTVLQSKIDYLTDAAKDFEKRGCKKQDADMRLVVFNLRKNPNPLSLINIGILYTQVDQFPKADSVFRVYTQLSPDSILGYYWIGKVNATLDTTYKVEPYVTNMVNGFTKALDIAGTDKLRHKNLGVTSALSLIGYYYNIKADKEAALAVLGKGLELDTANAQLKNIKGILERKTPAKQTQPKQGNSSNGPVPNGNKPSATKPAATTSKSTSTGASTGSKR; via the coding sequence ATGAAGAAAACCATGTTTGCCATACTCGCATCAGTATCACTGGTGTCGGTATCAAAAGCACAAACAGTACAGGAAGGTCTCGGCCACCTGTATGCTGATAGATGGCAGAGTGCTGTCGGAGTATTTCAGAAATTACTGGCACAAAACCCCAATAATATTGAGGCGAGTTACTGGTTAGGTCAAACTTATTTTGACATGGATGAGAATGATAAAGCAAGAGAAGTATATGATAAAGGACTGGCTGCAAGTAATAATGCACCTCTTTTGCTTGTTGGTAAAGGGCATTCGTTGTTAACTGACAAAAAACCGAATGAAGCTCGTCAGCAATTTGAATTGGCTCTTTCAATGAGTAAGGATAAAAAAGGAAAAGATAATCCTGATATTCTGAATGCGATTGGTCGTGCACATATTGATGTAAAAGAGGGCGACTTTAAATATGCAGAGCAAATTTTAAGAACAGCATCGGAACTCAGCCCTAAAAACGCAGATATATTTCTAAATCTCGGTAATGCTATTCGTAAAGCAAGACCCGGTGAAGCCGGACATGATGCGTTTGAAGCATATAGAAAAGCATTGGAGATTAGTCCCAATTTTGCTTACGCTTATGTAAGAATAGCAAAGCTGTTCGAAACACAACGTAACTGGGACCTGGTATTGGAAAATTTGAATAAAGCTGCTTCCGTTGATCCAAATTTCAGCGTGGCATATTATGAATTATTTTTCTACTATTTTGTACGCAGCGATATCCCTAACGCAGAAACTTATTTTAATAAATATGTGAATAGCCGCCCTAATGAAGAAAAATGGGAGCATGATTATCTGAATGCACAACTTTGTTATATTAAAAAAGATTATGATTGCGCAGTTAGTAAAGCTGAATCAGTACGTACATTACAAGGCGCAAAAGTGAAACCCAGGGTATTGAGAATACTTGCTTATGCCTACCTGGATAAAAAAGATTTTGCAAAAGCTAAAGCGGCAGATGACGAATTCTTTGCAAAAGAAAAAGACGGCTTTAATCCTGCTGACTATAAACGCAAAGCAGAAATTGCCGCGGGTTCAGGTGTTCCTTGCGAAGAGTTGTTTGGTATCTATTTGCAGGGAGCTGCAGCCGATACTGTATTACAGTCAAAAATTGATTATTTGACAGATGCTGCAAAAGACTTTGAAAAAAGAGGTTGTAAAAAACAGGATGCAGATATGCGTTTAGTTGTTTTCAATCTTAGAAAAAATCCCAATCCCCTTAGTCTTATCAATATCGGCATCTTATATACACAGGTTGATCAGTTTCCAAAAGCGGATAGTGTATTTAGGGTTTATACACAGCTTTCACCGGATAGCATACTCGGTTATTACTGGATAGGTAAAGTGAATGCAACATTGGATACAACCTATAAAGTAGAACCTTATGTAACAAATATGGTAAATGGATTTACAAAAGCATTGGATATTGCTGGTACTGATAAGTTGCGTCATAAAAATCTTGGGGTTACTTCAGCTTTGTCATTGATAGGATATTACTATAATATAAAAGCGGATAAAGAAGCTGCCCTAGCTGTTCTAGGCAAAGGATTGGAGCTTGATACTGCAAATGCACAATTGAAGAATATCAAAGGTATTTTAGAGAGAAAAACTCCAGCAAAACAAACTCAGCCAAAGCAGGGAAATAGTAGTAATGGACCTGTTCCTAATGGTAACAAACCTTCCGCTACTAAGCCTGCGGCTACAACATCTAAATCAACAAGTACTGGTGCCAGCACCGGTTCTAAAAGATAA
- a CDS encoding NADH-quinone oxidoreductase subunit A, whose amino-acid sequence MFKLLQGGIPQTSAIDNAASYLPAGIQILIAVGLVAFLTVVTHLLGPKRKTSDKLENFASGIETHGDARQPMAIKYFLTAILFVLFDVEVIFFYPYAVNFKGLGWPGFWAVVMFVGFFLCGFYYILKKGALKWED is encoded by the coding sequence ATGTTTAAACTACTTCAAGGAGGAATTCCGCAAACGTCTGCGATTGATAATGCCGCAAGCTATCTTCCGGCAGGCATACAAATTTTGATTGCTGTAGGGCTGGTTGCTTTCCTCACGGTTGTTACACATTTACTCGGTCCGAAACGTAAAACTTCTGATAAATTAGAGAACTTTGCAAGTGGCATAGAGACACATGGCGATGCCCGTCAGCCAATGGCGATCAAATATTTTCTTACAGCCATTCTTTTTGTGTTATTTGATGTGGAAGTGATCTTCTTTTATCCGTATGCGGTAAATTTTAAAGGATTAGGATGGCCGGGTTTTTGGGCAGTTGTAATGTTTGTAGGATTCTTTTTATGCGGCTTCTATTATATCCTAAAGAAAGGCGCATTGAAGTGGGAAGATTAG
- a CDS encoding NADH-quinone oxidoreductase subunit B, translated as MSRPVSYNINPKPLVADISMADMPEGFMGEGFQATRLDKVIGLARKNSIWPLPFATSCCGIEFMATMGSHYDLARFGSERVGFSPRQCDLLMVMGTIAKKMGPVVKQVYLQMAEPRWVMAVGACASSGGIFDTYSVLQGIDQVVPVDVYVPGCPPRPEAIIDGVMRIQDLVGKESLRRRNGEKYKALLESYGIQ; from the coding sequence ATGTCTCGTCCTGTATCATATAATATCAATCCCAAACCGCTGGTAGCAGATATCAGTATGGCAGATATGCCGGAAGGTTTTATGGGTGAAGGCTTCCAGGCTACAAGACTGGATAAAGTGATTGGATTAGCGAGAAAAAATTCTATCTGGCCACTGCCATTTGCAACATCCTGTTGCGGTATCGAATTCATGGCAACAATGGGTTCACATTATGATTTGGCAAGATTTGGAAGTGAGAGAGTTGGTTTCTCACCGCGCCAATGTGATCTGTTGATGGTAATGGGTACTATTGCGAAAAAAATGGGACCCGTCGTAAAACAAGTTTACCTGCAAATGGCTGAGCCGCGTTGGGTAATGGCTGTTGGTGCTTGTGCAAGTAGCGGTGGTATTTTCGATACATACAGTGTATTACAGGGCATTGACCAGGTAGTACCGGTAGATGTATATGTACCGGGTTGCCCGCCAAGACCCGAAGCAATTATTGACGGCGTAATGAGAATACAGGATCTGGTAGGTAAAGAGAGTTTGAGAAGAAGAAATGGAGAGAAGTATAAAGCTTTATTAGAAAGTTACGGAATACAATAA
- a CDS encoding NADH-quinone oxidoreductase subunit C, with translation MALTNDIIKQRLVEKFGEQVKGFEEPYGMLTFEAPKELNLKVLNFLFDDEQLKFRFMTDLCAVHYPDNAGKELAVVYHLHNLVDNVRIRFKVFSDINTPDVYTASGLFSAANWMERETYDFFGVNFVGHPNLKRILNVDEMDYFPLRKEYPLEDQTRIDKDDEMFGRG, from the coding sequence ATGGCTTTGACAAACGATATAATCAAGCAACGACTTGTTGAAAAATTCGGTGAACAGGTAAAAGGTTTCGAAGAACCTTACGGTATGCTCACATTTGAAGCGCCAAAAGAATTAAATCTAAAGGTGCTTAATTTTTTGTTTGATGATGAGCAACTGAAATTCCGGTTTATGACTGATTTATGTGCCGTTCATTATCCTGATAATGCAGGGAAAGAACTAGCTGTAGTTTATCATTTACATAACCTTGTTGACAATGTCCGCATCCGTTTTAAAGTATTTTCGGATATCAATACACCAGATGTTTATACAGCGTCAGGTTTATTTTCTGCAGCTAACTGGATGGAGAGAGAGACCTATGATTTCTTTGGGGTGAATTTTGTTGGCCACCCAAATTTGAAAAGAATATTGAATGTAGATGAGATGGATTATTTCCCGTTAAGAAAGGAATATCCGTTGGAAGACCAAACAAGAATTGATAAAGATGATGAGATGTTTGGAAGAGGATAA